One Pullulanibacillus sp. KACC 23026 DNA segment encodes these proteins:
- the pfkB gene encoding 1-phosphofructokinase, which translates to MIYTVTLNPSVDYFVQLSDLKLGEVNRVVQEKKMPGGKGINVSRVLRRLQISSQVLGFIGGFTGDYIKKRLMDEGIPSYFIEVQGETRINVKVKAQQETEINGEGPQINPNHMDALLKRLALLEEGDCLVLSGSVPKTIPNGIYEKMIKQAGENGAKTLVDTTGTSLKETLAHHPFLVKPNHHELNDYYQETAQSVKELVELAKRLLNEGPENVLVSMGGEGALLVNESGAYLAHAPAGDVQNSVGAGDSLVAGFLGAYSKHGDLLEAFQYGVAAGSATAFSMDLCTQEKVESLYKKIEIQAL; encoded by the coding sequence ATGATCTATACCGTAACATTGAACCCATCTGTTGATTACTTTGTCCAACTATCGGACCTTAAGCTCGGTGAAGTGAATCGAGTGGTACAAGAGAAGAAGATGCCTGGCGGAAAAGGGATAAATGTGTCTCGAGTCTTACGGAGACTTCAAATAAGCAGTCAAGTTTTAGGATTTATCGGAGGCTTTACAGGTGATTACATTAAGAAGCGTCTAATGGATGAGGGAATTCCGTCTTATTTCATAGAAGTCCAAGGAGAAACTCGAATTAATGTAAAGGTTAAAGCCCAGCAGGAAACAGAGATCAACGGTGAGGGGCCACAAATCAACCCGAATCATATGGACGCTTTGCTGAAGCGATTGGCTCTGCTTGAAGAAGGGGATTGCCTTGTTCTTTCAGGATCAGTTCCAAAAACGATTCCAAACGGCATCTATGAAAAAATGATTAAGCAGGCGGGGGAGAATGGGGCGAAGACTTTGGTTGATACAACAGGGACTTCGCTAAAAGAAACACTTGCCCATCACCCTTTTTTGGTTAAACCCAATCATCATGAGCTTAATGATTATTATCAAGAAACGGCTCAAAGCGTGAAGGAACTAGTGGAATTAGCTAAGCGCCTTTTGAATGAGGGGCCTGAGAATGTCTTGGTTTCAATGGGAGGAGAGGGAGCGCTTCTAGTCAATGAAAGCGGTGCTTATTTAGCCCATGCGCCCGCTGGTGACGTTCAGAACTCGGTTGGCGCCGGTGACTCACTTGTAGCAGGCTTTTTGGGCGCTTATTCAAAGCATGGGGACCTTCTCGAGGCCTTTCAATATGGTGTCGCAGCTGGAAGTGCTACGGCCTTTTCTATGGATTTATGCACGCAGGAGAAAGTGGAATCACTTTATAAAAAAATCGAGATCCAGGCATTGTAA
- a CDS encoding carbohydrate ABC transporter permease, which produces MQKKAGPFFYIFLVLFVFAVIFPFLWVLLSSLKPPSELFGNQAFNWFAEHPTLKNYTDVFLNYPFLNYMKNSLIVAALTTIIAVLFASFAAYALARLHFPGKTVILGLTLSVTMFPQIATLSPIYIILMHLGLTNSYIGLVIPYITITLPLSIWILVTFFRKIPLELEESAKIDGATLMQTYRKIIFPLAVPGIFTTAILAFIAAWNEYLFALTINSDQSHMTVPVGISMFSGQYTVPWGEICAATVVVTVPLVVLVLIFQRRIVSGLTSGSVKE; this is translated from the coding sequence ATGCAAAAGAAAGCTGGCCCATTTTTTTATATATTCTTAGTGTTGTTTGTCTTCGCCGTTATTTTTCCGTTCCTTTGGGTGCTTCTTAGTTCTCTGAAGCCCCCATCGGAGCTATTCGGCAATCAGGCCTTCAATTGGTTTGCAGAGCATCCAACATTGAAAAATTACACAGATGTCTTTTTAAATTATCCGTTTTTAAATTACATGAAAAATAGTTTAATTGTAGCGGCTCTTACAACCATCATTGCGGTACTCTTTGCGTCGTTTGCAGCCTATGCACTTGCCAGGCTTCATTTTCCTGGGAAGACGGTAATATTGGGGTTAACTTTGTCGGTAACCATGTTTCCGCAAATTGCTACTTTATCCCCCATTTATATTATTTTAATGCATCTCGGTCTTACGAATAGTTATATCGGCCTGGTCATTCCGTATATAACTATCACGTTACCTTTGTCAATTTGGATTTTGGTGACTTTCTTTAGAAAGATTCCTCTTGAGCTCGAGGAATCGGCGAAAATTGACGGGGCAACTTTAATGCAAACGTATAGAAAGATTATTTTTCCGCTTGCTGTACCTGGAATATTTACAACGGCAATTCTTGCTTTTATTGCCGCTTGGAATGAGTATTTATTCGCCCTTACGATTAACTCGGACCAATCCCATATGACTGTACCGGTTGGAATTTCAATGTTCTCTGGTCAATACACGGTTCCTTGGGGAGAGATTTGTGCAGCAACAGTAGTTGTAACGGTTCCGTTAGTCGTCCTTGTTCTGATTTTCCAACGCCGAATTGTTTCAGGACTCACTTCAGGTTCAGTTAAAGAATAG
- a CDS encoding ABC transporter substrate-binding protein, translating to MRVKKLSVLMVIILAFSLFLSACSSSKDNASTSASDNSSNGKSSSDSSSKDVTIVWARGKDTTNATKDMLAAFEKKYPHIHVKVLEEPNDTGKQHDAYVTAFNAKSSAIDVINMDVVWPAEFAQAGYTLPLDRFIQQDHVDLSQYSQGALSAAQFNGKQWALPLFVDAGVLFYRTDLVKTPPKTWDDLIADAKQLQGKNGTKYGMLLQADQYEGLVCNAVEYLGSYGGAFINKDGKVSVDTPQAIKGLTELKKIAVDSGITPSNITNFQETDTDNSFIQGQSVFARNWPYMWADANDKTKSKIVGKVGVAALPSGDAGTASALGGWQMGINKYSKHPQEAWKLVEFMTGLEGEKIQSISGGSAPAITSLYSDPDVLKANPFFKQKGFQEAVANATSRPVAPNYQQISSIIQIHVSKMLAGQETPAQAAANMQKEMEAAMKQS from the coding sequence ATGAGAGTCAAAAAGTTGAGCGTTTTAATGGTTATTATTTTAGCGTTTAGTCTATTCCTATCAGCTTGTTCGTCTTCAAAGGATAATGCATCTACCTCTGCTTCTGATAACTCAAGCAATGGGAAATCCAGTTCCGATTCATCCAGTAAAGATGTAACGATCGTTTGGGCGCGCGGGAAAGATACAACTAATGCGACAAAAGATATGCTTGCTGCCTTTGAGAAAAAGTATCCTCATATTCATGTCAAAGTACTAGAAGAGCCTAATGATACAGGCAAACAGCATGACGCCTATGTCACCGCTTTTAATGCCAAGTCATCTGCCATTGACGTCATCAATATGGATGTTGTATGGCCGGCAGAATTTGCTCAAGCGGGCTACACGCTCCCACTGGATCGTTTTATCCAACAGGATCATGTTGATTTAAGTCAATATAGTCAAGGGGCTTTGAGTGCCGCTCAGTTTAATGGTAAGCAGTGGGCATTACCGCTCTTTGTGGACGCAGGGGTCTTGTTCTATAGAACGGATCTTGTTAAAACCCCGCCAAAGACTTGGGATGACCTTATAGCTGACGCCAAACAATTACAAGGCAAAAATGGGACTAAATACGGGATGCTTTTACAGGCTGATCAATATGAAGGTCTTGTCTGTAATGCAGTTGAGTATCTAGGAAGCTATGGCGGTGCATTCATCAATAAAGATGGCAAGGTTTCAGTTGACACGCCTCAAGCTATTAAGGGACTTACAGAATTGAAGAAGATCGCTGTGGATTCAGGGATTACGCCAAGTAATATTACCAATTTCCAAGAGACGGATACCGATAATTCCTTTATTCAAGGCCAATCCGTGTTTGCTCGTAACTGGCCATACATGTGGGCAGATGCCAACGATAAAACGAAATCAAAAATTGTCGGCAAAGTTGGAGTTGCCGCTCTTCCTTCTGGTGACGCCGGGACTGCATCGGCTCTAGGCGGCTGGCAGATGGGCATTAACAAATATTCCAAACATCCGCAAGAAGCCTGGAAACTCGTTGAATTTATGACAGGGCTTGAGGGAGAAAAAATTCAATCGATCAGCGGCGGAAGCGCACCTGCCATTACAAGTCTTTACAGTGATCCTGATGTCCTTAAAGCGAATCCATTCTTTAAGCAAAAAGGGTTCCAAGAAGCTGTAGCCAATGCGACTTCACGTCCTGTTGCACCGAACTATCAACAAATCTCTAGCATTATTCAAATCCATGTATCTAAAATGCTCGCCGGTCAAGAAACACCAGCACAAGCGGCTGCTAATATGCAAAAAGAAATGGAAGCGGCAATGAAACAAAGCTAA
- a CDS encoding phosphocarrier protein HPr encodes MAVEKTFTVISDSGIHARPATTLVQRASQFSSEINIVSGDKTANLKSIMGVMAMGIGKGAQITISAEGSDEADALQGVEEVLKAEGLAE; translated from the coding sequence ATGGCAGTAGAAAAAACATTTACAGTAATTAGTGATTCTGGTATTCATGCACGACCAGCAACAACGCTTGTTCAACGAGCAAGCCAATTTTCATCTGAAATTAACATCGTATCAGGTGACAAAACAGCTAATTTGAAATCTATTATGGGTGTCATGGCAATGGGAATTGGTAAGGGAGCTCAAATTACGATCTCTGCAGAAGGCTCAGACGAAGCAGATGCTCTGCAAGGGGTAGAAGAAGTGTTAAAAGCAGAAGGGTTAGCTGAATAA
- a CDS encoding DeoR/GlpR family DNA-binding transcription regulator — MLTPERHRVILDLINNQRVATVQELAEATSSSESTIRRDLLQLESEGKLTRFHGGAESVNMRSEETAFIEKVNQNQSEKAAIGQYAAKLVQPGDCIYLDAGTTTAQMIPHLNLNTIVVTNGLSVVESCLIRGLKTYLVGGEIKEKTRAVIGSGAVLSLHAYRFDKCFLGMNGVDHLHGFTTPDPEEASVKQMALKLATESYVLADASKWGKVSFSFVSDLESSTLITNAVSDMERLRAIQAKTHVEVVTQ; from the coding sequence CGGAAGCTACCTCAAGCTCAGAATCCACCATACGGCGTGATTTGCTGCAACTTGAAAGTGAAGGCAAGCTGACACGATTTCATGGTGGAGCGGAGAGTGTCAACATGCGATCAGAGGAGACCGCATTCATTGAAAAGGTGAACCAGAATCAATCGGAAAAAGCCGCAATTGGTCAATATGCTGCCAAATTGGTTCAACCTGGAGACTGTATCTATTTGGATGCTGGGACGACCACCGCGCAAATGATTCCTCACTTGAATTTAAATACTATAGTGGTGACAAACGGCTTGTCCGTCGTGGAAAGCTGTCTAATAAGAGGATTAAAAACGTATTTGGTCGGCGGTGAAATAAAAGAAAAAACAAGAGCTGTCATTGGCAGCGGAGCCGTTCTAAGTCTCCATGCCTATCGATTCGATAAATGTTTTCTAGGAATGAATGGGGTTGACCATCTTCATGGGTTTACAACTCCAGACCCAGAAGAAGCGAGTGTGAAGCAAATGGCTTTGAAGCTCGCAACAGAGTCATATGTCTTAGCTGATGCATCGAAATGGGGAAAGGTTTCCTTTTCATTTGTAAGCGATCTCGAATCAAGCACTCTGATTACAAATGCAGTCTCTGATATGGAGAGACTCAGAGCCATTCAGGCAAAAACACATGTAGAAGTGGTGACACAATGA
- a CDS encoding aldo/keto reductase — translation MVHSLHDTVTLNNGVKMPWFGLGVYKAQDGKEVQQAVETALEVGYRSIDTASFYQNEEGVGQSIKASGLPRESLFVTTKVWNDQQGYEETLKAFEESRKKLGLDYVDLYLVHWPIKGKYIETYRALEKLYQEGWVRAIGVSNFKEHHLDDLLSHTSIVPAVNQIELHPRLTQEEVRAYCKEKGIQVEAWSPLMRARLFEEPTLNQLAKKYGKTPAQIILRWDLDRGIITIPKSVTPSRIKENADVFDFRLTEDELKLIDALNQNERTGMDPDKMS, via the coding sequence ATGGTTCACTCATTGCACGATACGGTGACATTAAATAATGGAGTCAAAATGCCTTGGTTTGGTCTTGGCGTCTATAAAGCTCAGGATGGGAAGGAAGTTCAACAAGCCGTCGAAACAGCACTTGAAGTGGGCTATCGTTCCATCGATACCGCCTCTTTTTACCAAAATGAAGAGGGTGTTGGGCAGTCGATTAAGGCATCGGGACTACCTCGTGAGTCTTTATTTGTCACAACAAAAGTTTGGAATGATCAGCAAGGTTATGAGGAAACTTTAAAGGCCTTTGAAGAGAGCCGAAAGAAATTAGGGCTGGACTATGTCGATCTCTATCTTGTTCATTGGCCAATTAAGGGTAAATACATAGAGACCTATCGTGCTCTCGAAAAACTTTATCAAGAGGGATGGGTGCGGGCAATTGGCGTCAGTAATTTTAAGGAGCATCATCTTGATGATCTGTTGAGCCACACCTCTATCGTTCCAGCGGTCAACCAGATCGAACTTCATCCTCGTTTGACACAAGAAGAAGTGCGCGCCTATTGCAAGGAAAAGGGAATTCAAGTCGAGGCATGGAGTCCATTAATGCGAGCACGCCTTTTTGAAGAACCGACGCTTAATCAATTGGCCAAAAAATATGGCAAGACACCTGCACAAATCATTCTTAGATGGGATTTGGACCGAGGGATTATTACGATTCCTAAGTCAGTAACACCTTCAAGAATTAAAGAAAACGCGGATGTCTTTGATTTTAGGTTAACCGAGGACGAGTTAAAGTTAATTGATGCTTTAAATCAAAATGAACGCACAGGGATGGACCCTGATAAAATGAGCTGA
- a CDS encoding ABC transporter permease subunit translates to MKRQKGNRRKSDWKAAYLLMAPALILILVIAVYPVLQSMYFSLFDYKLNDPTQSKTTTHYSIDLQRYLNDMPFLMGDIQNDLPKVTGKDHDVFNKVSNQLTAIDNKIKKETGSRYTKVNTILNNFKTPSDELSQVRISKSTAVALQQTANQVEKELAPYQDSKVLTNAKKDYGLATGLGDALIKPNFIGLQHYKTYLQDPRMWAALLHTVTFTIISVFIEFVLGLAIALLINKAFFGRGLIRATVLVPWAVPTAISAMMWRYLYDGQSGIIAKFFQKIGIIHDMGTLLTTTNGAMSSVILADVWKTTPYMALLLLAGLQVIPESLYEAAAIDGANKWKQFVRITLPLLKTSILVALLFRTLDAFRVFDLIYVLTGGGPANSTETISIYAYKVMFSQTDFGGGSALSVIVFFCVAIISIIFVKLLGSELLPEGSKN, encoded by the coding sequence ATGAAGAGACAGAAAGGTAATCGGAGAAAATCAGATTGGAAGGCAGCCTATCTATTAATGGCACCAGCCCTGATCTTAATTTTGGTCATTGCAGTTTATCCAGTCTTGCAATCGATGTATTTTAGTTTGTTTGATTACAAATTAAATGACCCGACTCAATCAAAGACAACCACTCATTATAGTATTGATCTCCAGCGCTATTTAAACGACATGCCCTTCCTAATGGGAGACATTCAGAATGATTTACCTAAAGTTACGGGTAAGGACCACGATGTATTTAATAAGGTGTCCAATCAATTAACGGCAATAGATAACAAGATTAAGAAGGAAACCGGAAGCCGTTATACGAAGGTCAACACGATTCTTAACAACTTTAAAACACCATCAGATGAACTCTCACAAGTAAGAATAAGCAAATCAACGGCCGTTGCCCTTCAGCAAACAGCCAATCAGGTCGAAAAGGAATTAGCACCTTATCAAGATTCGAAAGTCTTGACCAATGCCAAAAAAGATTATGGACTCGCAACAGGCTTAGGAGATGCCCTCATTAAACCGAATTTTATTGGCCTTCAGCACTATAAGACGTATCTCCAAGACCCTAGAATGTGGGCCGCACTCCTTCATACCGTTACGTTTACCATTATTTCAGTGTTCATTGAATTCGTTTTAGGCTTAGCGATCGCCTTGCTAATTAATAAGGCCTTTTTTGGCAGGGGGCTTATACGGGCTACGGTATTGGTTCCATGGGCTGTTCCAACAGCTATTTCAGCCATGATGTGGCGGTATCTCTATGATGGGCAAAGTGGAATCATTGCCAAGTTTTTTCAAAAGATCGGGATTATTCATGATATGGGGACTCTTTTAACCACCACAAATGGCGCTATGTCCTCGGTCATTTTGGCCGATGTGTGGAAGACGACCCCCTATATGGCATTACTCTTACTCGCAGGGCTACAAGTGATTCCAGAATCTCTTTATGAGGCCGCAGCGATTGATGGCGCGAATAAATGGAAACAGTTTGTCCGTATCACCCTTCCGCTATTGAAAACAAGCATTTTGGTCGCTCTGTTGTTCAGAACGTTAGATGCTTTCCGAGTGTTCGATTTAATCTACGTACTGACTGGAGGAGGGCCAGCGAATTCAACCGAAACGATCTCTATTTATGCCTACAAAGTGATGTTTTCACAAACCGACTTCGGAGGCGGTTCGGCGTTATCTGTCATTGTGTTCTTCTGTGTTGCAATCATTTCTATCATATTTGTCAAATTGCTAGGCTCAGAATTATTGCCAGAAGGCTCAAAGAATTAG
- a CDS encoding SDR family oxidoreductase, protein MSQKRVVVITGAANGIGKGVAKVFAENNDRVVIADVVDGSILQQEIEQAGQEAIFIQTDVRDPKSIGRLFQQVEELWGRVDVLINNAGVSRFAPFEQLTVEVWEDVIQTNLRGAMLCAQAASKLMKKKGIHGSIVNMASTRAIMSEPNSEAYAATKGGLVALTHALAATLSEARITVNAISPGWIETRHYDTLRPIDHEQHLSKRVGTPEDIARACLYLTDPQNNFVTGINHVVDGGMTRKMIYEE, encoded by the coding sequence ATGTCACAGAAACGAGTGGTAGTTATAACCGGGGCAGCCAATGGGATTGGAAAAGGGGTTGCCAAGGTGTTTGCTGAAAACAACGATCGAGTCGTTATTGCTGATGTTGTGGATGGAAGCATCCTTCAACAGGAAATCGAGCAGGCAGGGCAAGAAGCGATTTTTATCCAGACGGATGTCCGTGATCCAAAATCCATTGGAAGACTGTTTCAGCAAGTGGAGGAGCTATGGGGTCGAGTCGATGTCCTCATTAACAATGCCGGCGTATCCAGATTTGCGCCCTTTGAGCAACTGACTGTTGAAGTGTGGGAGGATGTGATCCAGACCAATCTAAGAGGGGCCATGCTCTGTGCCCAGGCGGCGTCCAAGCTCATGAAGAAAAAGGGAATTCATGGATCGATTGTAAACATGGCCTCTACTCGTGCCATCATGTCCGAGCCTAATTCAGAAGCTTATGCGGCAACAAAGGGAGGCCTGGTCGCCTTGACCCACGCATTAGCTGCGACTCTGAGCGAAGCGCGAATCACGGTGAATGCCATTAGTCCAGGATGGATTGAAACGAGACATTATGACACCTTGCGTCCCATTGACCATGAGCAGCACCTGTCAAAGCGGGTAGGGACTCCTGAGGATATAGCGCGGGCTTGCCTTTATTTAACGGATCCGCAAAATAATTTTGTAACGGGTATCAATCATGTGGTTGACGGTGGCATGACCCGGAAAATGATATACGAAGAATAA
- a CDS encoding Hsp20/alpha crystallin family protein has product MAEREENNRPVPRQPQPGPPMNPFSGGILGRIDEFFINEEYRGVLDSIDAFFQNHPFNTGRSFPVDLYETKDEWVVKAELPGVKKSQIHIETLGDRIRLAVINDERFIDQSASNYYRRERRLQQAERTIPLPYRVYRSKTKARFRDGILEIRGPKYPKTQNTIDIDDE; this is encoded by the coding sequence TTGGCCGAACGAGAAGAGAATAATCGACCTGTTCCAAGACAACCTCAGCCTGGTCCGCCAATGAATCCTTTCTCTGGCGGTATTTTAGGCCGTATTGATGAATTTTTTATTAATGAAGAATATCGAGGCGTTCTGGACTCCATTGACGCTTTCTTTCAAAACCACCCCTTTAACACGGGCAGGAGCTTTCCTGTTGACCTTTACGAAACCAAAGACGAATGGGTAGTTAAAGCTGAGCTGCCTGGCGTTAAGAAGAGTCAAATCCATATCGAAACACTGGGCGATCGCATTCGTCTTGCGGTTATAAACGATGAACGCTTTATTGATCAATCAGCAAGCAATTACTATCGACGTGAAAGGCGTCTTCAACAGGCAGAGCGAACGATTCCATTACCTTATCGAGTCTACCGTTCAAAAACGAAAGCCCGTTTTCGAGATGGTATCTTAGAAATTCGCGGTCCTAAATATCCGAAGACCCAGAACACGATTGATATCGATGATGAATAA
- a CDS encoding LacI family DNA-binding transcriptional regulator yields the protein MTRIQDVAKLAGLSPATVSRVINNHPYVSEEKRKLVHEAMKELGYVPNSIARQLRTQTNDAIAVLIPRLSNPFFSKLVDSMETIAAENGFKLIVCQTRSQKSREITYLNWLKTRQIGGVIMASSENVWEVIKTYCDFGPIIFCNEYPPLTEAPIIYLNQFEGGYIGTRHLIERGHTKIAFCYAGTQFTNIKERYLGFKKAHEEFNLPINENWIFDEAYDTKSGQEIFYKIKALKQKPTAIFTSSDEVALGIIAESKKNAVKIPEELAVLGFDDQPIAELMDPGISTIYQPVEQIGKVSIELMLDLLKGEQKPETCKLELPLHLVVRGST from the coding sequence ATGACGAGAATTCAAGATGTTGCAAAGCTTGCAGGGTTATCACCGGCTACTGTTTCAAGGGTAATCAATAACCATCCTTATGTTTCAGAAGAGAAAAGGAAATTGGTCCATGAGGCTATGAAGGAACTAGGGTACGTTCCGAATTCAATAGCGAGACAGCTTCGCACCCAAACAAATGATGCTATTGCGGTCCTGATCCCAAGGCTTTCAAACCCTTTTTTCAGCAAACTTGTTGATTCAATGGAGACAATTGCGGCAGAAAACGGCTTTAAGCTGATTGTCTGCCAAACGCGGTCACAGAAAAGCAGGGAAATCACCTATTTAAACTGGTTAAAGACACGGCAAATTGGCGGTGTCATTATGGCCTCGAGTGAAAATGTCTGGGAGGTTATCAAGACCTATTGTGATTTTGGTCCCATTATTTTTTGCAATGAATATCCCCCCTTAACAGAGGCGCCCATTATTTACTTAAATCAATTTGAAGGCGGTTACATTGGAACGAGGCATCTCATTGAACGGGGTCATACCAAAATTGCTTTTTGCTATGCAGGCACTCAATTTACAAATATTAAAGAACGTTACTTAGGATTTAAAAAGGCTCATGAAGAATTTAATCTGCCAATCAATGAGAATTGGATCTTTGATGAAGCTTATGATACTAAGAGCGGTCAAGAAATTTTCTATAAAATTAAGGCACTAAAACAAAAGCCAACGGCCATATTTACTAGCAGCGATGAAGTGGCACTAGGGATTATTGCAGAATCAAAAAAAAATGCTGTTAAGATTCCAGAAGAGCTGGCTGTATTAGGTTTTGATGACCAGCCCATTGCTGAGCTAATGGACCCTGGTATTTCGACTATCTATCAACCGGTTGAACAAATTGGAAAAGTTTCCATTGAATTAATGTTAGACCTATTAAAAGGGGAACAAAAGCCGGAAACGTGTAAATTGGAGCTGCCACTGCATTTGGTGGTAAGAGGGTCAACCTAA
- a CDS encoding PTS fructose transporter subunit IIABC, whose amino-acid sequence MKITDLLSIDTIQLDLAASDKSGVLDELVEKLDRAGKLTNRLDFRRAIDAREAETTTGIGEGIAIPHAKTAAVKTPAIAFGRSKLGVDYESLDGAPAHLFFMIAASAGATDEHLETLSKLSTYLIHADFREQLLQAKTPSEVVRLFEEKERSESEEAEEFPVNKGAKKLVGVTGCPTGIAHTYMAADSLKMKAKELGYEIKVQTNGSTGVKNQLTEDDIREAVGVIVAADTKVDMEPFVGKRVVQAPVTAGIRNPEGLINQVVNGEAPIYSGNSSKGYQDNISDAKAERKAGQNSFYRHLMNGVSFMLPFVVGGGILIALSFFWGIHATDPKSPHYNWLSATLNDIGATHAFALMVPILAGYISFSIADRPGLAPGVVGGYMAATSGAGFLGGLIAGFLAGYAVQLLKKVFGSLPQALEGLKPVLIFPVLGIAITGIIMELVDVPVHGLMTVITHWLNHLGTTNLALLGMILGGMMAIDMGGPFNKAAYTFGLAALSAGNYFPQAATMAGGMVPPLGMAIATTLFARKFSESELNAGRTAYVLGASFITEGAIPFAAADPIRVIISSIIGSATTGALVSGFKIGLRAPHGGVFVIPFVNGSSLLYLLFIIIGAIITGVIYGVWKKPII is encoded by the coding sequence ATGAAAATTACCGATTTATTATCTATTGATACCATTCAATTAGATTTGGCTGCAAGTGATAAGTCAGGTGTCCTTGATGAACTGGTTGAAAAGCTTGACCGGGCAGGCAAGTTAACGAATAGACTTGATTTTAGAAGAGCAATTGATGCTAGAGAGGCTGAAACGACAACTGGGATCGGTGAAGGAATTGCGATTCCACATGCCAAAACGGCAGCAGTCAAAACACCTGCAATTGCCTTTGGTCGCTCAAAGTTAGGCGTTGATTACGAATCCCTTGATGGGGCACCGGCTCATCTTTTCTTTATGATTGCAGCAAGTGCTGGGGCGACGGATGAGCATCTAGAAACCTTGTCTAAACTCTCAACTTATTTAATTCATGCAGACTTCCGGGAACAGCTCTTACAAGCCAAAACCCCATCTGAAGTCGTGCGTCTATTTGAAGAAAAAGAGCGATCAGAGAGCGAAGAAGCGGAGGAATTCCCTGTTAATAAAGGTGCTAAGAAGTTAGTCGGTGTGACGGGCTGCCCAACCGGGATTGCTCACACTTATATGGCAGCGGATTCATTGAAAATGAAGGCCAAAGAGCTTGGCTATGAAATTAAGGTGCAAACAAATGGATCAACAGGTGTAAAAAATCAATTAACAGAAGACGATATCCGTGAGGCCGTTGGTGTCATCGTGGCAGCAGACACTAAAGTAGACATGGAGCCATTTGTTGGGAAACGAGTTGTCCAAGCACCTGTTACTGCAGGGATTCGAAATCCTGAAGGTTTAATCAATCAAGTGGTTAACGGAGAAGCACCGATTTATAGCGGTAATTCAAGTAAGGGCTACCAAGACAACATTTCAGATGCCAAGGCGGAACGCAAAGCAGGGCAAAATAGCTTTTACCGTCATTTAATGAATGGGGTTTCGTTCATGCTCCCATTTGTTGTAGGCGGGGGGATCTTGATTGCCCTCTCATTCTTTTGGGGGATTCATGCAACCGATCCAAAGTCGCCTCATTACAACTGGCTTTCAGCGACTCTAAATGACATTGGCGCGACACATGCTTTTGCGCTTATGGTTCCCATTCTTGCAGGCTACATCTCTTTTAGTATTGCCGATCGCCCTGGATTAGCACCAGGGGTAGTAGGCGGCTACATGGCTGCAACAAGCGGTGCAGGCTTCTTAGGAGGCTTAATTGCAGGCTTTTTGGCAGGTTATGCCGTACAACTTTTGAAGAAAGTATTCGGTTCTCTCCCACAAGCTTTAGAAGGCCTAAAGCCGGTTTTGATTTTTCCAGTATTAGGTATTGCGATTACGGGGATAATTATGGAACTGGTCGATGTACCGGTCCATGGGTTAATGACTGTGATTACTCATTGGCTAAACCATCTTGGTACAACTAATCTTGCCTTGCTTGGTATGATATTGGGCGGCATGATGGCGATCGATATGGGTGGGCCTTTCAATAAAGCAGCTTATACATTTGGTCTTGCTGCATTAAGCGCGGGCAACTATTTTCCTCAGGCAGCCACAATGGCAGGAGGAATGGTCCCGCCACTCGGGATGGCCATTGCGACAACTCTTTTTGCACGTAAGTTTTCAGAATCAGAGCTCAATGCAGGTCGCACAGCTTATGTTTTGGGGGCGTCTTTTATTACAGAAGGGGCGATTCCTTTTGCCGCTGCAGACCCAATTCGTGTTATAATTTCTAGTATAATTGGTTCGGCCACTACCGGTGCCCTTGTCTCGGGATTCAAAATTGGGCTTCGCGCCCCTCATGGCGGAGTATTTGTTATTCCGTTTGTTAATGGCAGCTCTTTGCTTTATTTGCTCTTTATTATTATTGGGGCTATTATTACAGGGGTTATTTATGGAGTTTGGAAGAAACCAATTATATAA